A window from Drosophila kikkawai strain 14028-0561.14 chromosome 2L, DkikHiC1v2, whole genome shotgun sequence encodes these proteins:
- the LOC108082794 gene encoding uncharacterized protein isoform X2 yields the protein MLMPVREYNKHIAKIPNCKMRQRPALRAAFVWMCSLPFLLLLLVLLLDVAQALDPAASGAGSSGTGGAGGGATSTAGGNGGASGGSLSSGPPTLIANLTEQGSPGVYNSTMGYNANYMYI from the coding sequence ATGTTGATGCCGGTGCGGGAGTACAACAAGCACATAGCCAAAATACCAAATTGCAAGATGAGGCAGCGGCCAGCGCTTAGAGCGGCGTTCGTCTGGATGTGCTCGCTTccgtttttgctgctgctgctagtgCTGCTCCTCGACGTGGCCCAGGCTCTGGATCCAGCGGCCAGTGGAGCCGGGAGTTCAGGAactggaggagcaggaggtggTGCTACTTCTACTGCCGGCGGAAATGGCGGTGCAAGTGGAGGCAGCCTGAGCAGTGGACCGCCCACACTCATTGCCAATCTCACGGAACAGGGCAGTCCCGGTGTGTATAATTCGACAATGGGTTATAATGCTAAttacatgtatatataa